A single region of the Streptomyces sp. NBC_00425 genome encodes:
- a CDS encoding transglycosylase domain-containing protein — MPKKRSGGGLSPTQQAAKFLGVSVLAGAVLAGIALPAFGALGLAAKGSVESFDELPVNLKTPPLSQRTTILDSEGGQIATVYSRDRTVVDLKNVSPYMQKAIVAIEDSRFYEHGAVDLKGVLRALNKNVQNSGVSQGASTLTQQLVKNVAVEEAGDDPTKVAQATQQTIGRKIKELKYAIQLEEELSKKKILENYLNITFFGEQAYGVEAASQRYFSTHAKSLTLPQAALLAGIVQSPSRYDPVNDEAEATKRRNTVLKRMAEVGDISEAEAATAQKAPLGLKVKKPKNGCITAVQGASFFCKYVERVFLSDPVFGKTKEERAKVWNQGGLTIRTTLSPQAQKSVQSSLKDHVYKSDKVAGAATLVEPGTGKILGMGQSKPYGYGKNETEYNYSVNASMGGSNFGFPTGSTFKPFVAAAALEEGRPANQSYSAPYQMPYPDTVQTCSSKPWTNDGRPKYTLENESASEKGPYQLQKAMELSVNTYFVQMLADIGMCPVVKMTDKLGVVQGNGTKVPEVPSSMTLGSTGLSPLTMASAYAAFASRGMYCTPVAIESITQTVGGTKKSLEVPKSTCSRAMSEKTADTINTLLSGVVDSGTGKQAGLSGRDNAGKTGTTDSRKNAWFVGYTPNLSGAVWVGSATQKVEMTNIWIGGRYHSEVYGGDTPGPIWRDAMTGALEGKEPTPFNKVFIPQPPKKDRGDNNGNGNGNGNGDNNNGDDNGDDGGFLTGLLTNGGNTNGGNANRGNNGGFFQGQSNGNDNSGGRG; from the coding sequence ATGCCAAAGAAGCGCTCGGGCGGTGGTCTGTCGCCAACGCAGCAGGCCGCCAAGTTCCTCGGTGTCAGTGTGCTCGCGGGAGCCGTGCTGGCAGGCATCGCCCTGCCCGCCTTCGGCGCGCTGGGCCTGGCGGCCAAGGGGTCGGTGGAGTCGTTCGACGAACTCCCGGTCAATCTCAAGACGCCGCCGCTGAGCCAGCGCACCACGATCCTCGACTCCGAGGGCGGCCAGATCGCCACCGTCTACTCACGTGACCGCACGGTGGTCGACCTGAAGAACGTCTCGCCCTACATGCAGAAGGCGATCGTCGCGATCGAGGACTCGCGCTTCTACGAGCACGGCGCGGTGGACCTCAAGGGCGTCCTGCGCGCGCTCAACAAGAACGTGCAGAACAGCGGGGTGTCCCAGGGCGCCTCCACGCTCACGCAGCAGCTCGTGAAGAACGTCGCCGTCGAGGAGGCGGGCGACGACCCGACGAAGGTCGCGCAGGCCACGCAGCAGACCATCGGGCGCAAGATCAAGGAGCTGAAGTACGCGATCCAGCTCGAGGAAGAGCTCAGCAAGAAGAAGATCCTCGAGAACTACCTGAACATCACGTTCTTCGGTGAGCAGGCCTACGGCGTGGAAGCCGCCTCCCAGCGCTACTTCTCCACGCACGCGAAGAGCCTCACGCTCCCCCAGGCCGCGCTGCTGGCCGGCATCGTCCAGTCTCCGAGCCGCTACGACCCCGTCAACGACGAGGCCGAGGCCACCAAGCGTCGCAACACCGTGCTGAAGCGCATGGCCGAGGTCGGCGACATCTCCGAGGCCGAGGCGGCCACCGCGCAGAAGGCACCGCTGGGCCTGAAGGTCAAGAAGCCGAAGAACGGCTGCATCACCGCCGTCCAGGGCGCCAGCTTCTTCTGCAAGTACGTGGAACGCGTCTTCCTCAGCGACCCGGTCTTCGGCAAGACCAAGGAGGAGCGGGCGAAGGTCTGGAACCAGGGCGGCCTGACGATCCGGACGACGCTGTCGCCGCAGGCCCAGAAGTCCGTCCAGAGCTCGCTCAAGGACCACGTCTACAAGTCGGACAAGGTCGCCGGGGCCGCGACCCTCGTCGAGCCCGGCACCGGCAAGATCCTCGGCATGGGCCAGTCGAAGCCGTACGGCTACGGCAAGAACGAGACCGAGTACAACTACTCGGTCAACGCCTCCATGGGGGGCTCGAACTTCGGCTTCCCGACGGGCTCGACCTTCAAGCCCTTCGTGGCCGCGGCCGCGCTGGAGGAGGGGCGCCCGGCGAACCAGTCGTACTCGGCGCCGTACCAGATGCCGTACCCGGACACGGTCCAGACGTGCAGCAGCAAGCCGTGGACGAACGACGGCAGGCCGAAGTACACCCTGGAGAACGAGAGCGCGTCCGAGAAGGGCCCGTACCAGCTGCAGAAGGCCATGGAACTGTCGGTCAACACCTACTTCGTGCAGATGCTCGCCGACATCGGCATGTGCCCGGTGGTGAAGATGACCGACAAGCTGGGCGTGGTCCAGGGCAACGGCACCAAGGTCCCCGAGGTGCCCTCCTCGATGACCCTCGGCTCCACCGGCCTCTCCCCCCTGACGATGGCGAGCGCCTACGCCGCCTTCGCCAGCCGCGGCATGTACTGCACCCCGGTCGCCATCGAGTCGATCACCCAGACCGTGGGCGGCACGAAGAAGTCGCTGGAGGTCCCGAAGTCGACCTGCTCGCGCGCGATGAGCGAGAAGACCGCGGACACCATCAACACCCTGCTCAGCGGCGTGGTCGACTCCGGCACGGGCAAGCAGGCCGGCCTGTCCGGTCGCGACAACGCCGGTAAGACGGGTACGACGGACTCCCGCAAGAACGCCTGGTTCGTCGGTTACACCCCGAACCTGTCGGGCGCCGTCTGGGTCGGCAGCGCCACCCAGAAGGTGGAGATGACCAACATCTGGATCGGCGGCCGCTACCACTCTGAGGTCTACGGCGGCGACACCCCCGGCCCCATCTGGCGCGACGCCATGACCGGGGCGCTCGAGGGCAAGGAACCCACGCCGTTCAACAAGGTCTTCATCCCGCAGCCCCCGAAGAAGGACCGCGGCGACAACAACGGCAACGGGAACGGGAACGGGAACGGCGACAACAACAACGGGGACGACAACGGGGACGACGGCGGTTTCCTCACCGGGCTGCTCACCAACGGTGGGAACACCAACGGCGGCAACGCGAACCGGGGAAACAACGGCGGCTTCTTCCAGGGCCAGAGCAACGGCAACGACAACAGCGGCGGCCGCGGCTGA
- a CDS encoding GatB/YqeY domain-containing protein yields the protein MTTLKSKLQEDLNAAIKERDELRSSTLRLTLTAITKEEVAGKEKRELSDDEILKVIAKEAKKRREAADAFAQGGRPESAERETAEGELLAGYLPKQLSDDELNDIVGQAVEEAKAAGAEGPRAMGAVMKIVNPKVAGLAEGGRVAAVVKKLLAG from the coding sequence ATGACCACGCTCAAGTCGAAGCTGCAGGAAGACCTCAACGCCGCAATCAAGGAGCGCGACGAGCTCCGCTCCTCGACGCTCCGGCTGACGCTCACCGCGATCACCAAGGAGGAGGTCGCCGGCAAGGAGAAGCGCGAGCTCTCCGACGACGAGATCCTCAAGGTGATCGCCAAGGAGGCGAAGAAGCGCCGGGAGGCGGCCGACGCCTTCGCGCAGGGCGGTCGTCCCGAGAGCGCCGAGCGTGAGACGGCGGAGGGAGAGCTGCTCGCCGGCTACCTGCCCAAGCAGCTCAGCGACGACGAGCTGAACGACATCGTCGGGCAGGCCGTCGAGGAGGCGAAGGCGGCCGGTGCCGAGGGGCCGCGGGCCATGGGCGCCGTGATGAAGATCGTGAACCCGAAGGTGGCCGGTCTGGCGGAGGGCGGCCGCGTCGCCGCCGTCGTCAAGAAGCTTCTCGCGGGCTGA
- a CDS encoding Pr6Pr family membrane protein has translation MTAPIPRDLPDLPAIPRTHALLLSSVPASAVVTPFRRPLAAALRLLLAGTAAAGVTLAFLLSSPLRVLSHFAIQSNILLALVTLLSARRAWTARRPLPAALTGAALLYVMITGLVYHLLLADSAAPFPLTGTTADPTGWHLVAVHLLHTVTPVAAVLDWLLLTAPGRMRLRRAATWMLYPTLYLAFCLARAQLIAPGTPGRYLYPFLDAEAHGYKHALANALLLGLSFYALAVLLVALDHARPNPISHRAKTGFRLRPPVG, from the coding sequence ATGACCGCGCCGATACCCAGGGACCTCCCGGATCTGCCCGCGATTCCGCGGACCCACGCGCTCCTGCTCTCCTCCGTCCCAGCCTCGGCGGTGGTGACCCCCTTCCGCCGCCCGCTGGCCGCCGCGCTCCGCCTGCTCCTGGCCGGCACGGCGGCGGCGGGCGTGACCCTCGCGTTCCTGCTGAGCAGCCCGCTGCGGGTGCTCAGCCACTTCGCGATCCAGAGCAACATCCTGTTGGCCCTGGTCACGCTGCTGTCCGCCCGCCGGGCATGGACGGCCCGCCGCCCGCTCCCCGCCGCCCTGACAGGCGCGGCCCTCCTATACGTCATGATCACCGGCCTCGTCTACCACCTGCTCCTTGCAGACTCGGCCGCCCCCTTCCCGCTGACCGGCACAACGGCCGACCCCACGGGCTGGCACCTGGTCGCCGTCCACCTGCTGCACACCGTGACCCCGGTGGCCGCCGTCCTCGACTGGCTCCTGCTGACCGCCCCGGGCCGCATGCGCCTGCGCCGGGCCGCGACATGGATGCTGTACCCCACGCTCTACCTGGCCTTCTGCCTGGCCCGCGCCCAGCTGATCGCGCCCGGCACCCCGGGCCGCTACCTCTACCCCTTCCTCGACGCCGAGGCCCACGGCTACAAGCACGCCCTGGCCAACGCTCTGCTCCTCGGCCTCTCCTTCTACGCCCTCGCGGTCCTCCTCGTGGCCCTCGACCACGCCCGCCCGAACCCCATCAGCCACCGCGCCAAAACCGGATTTCGTCTCCGGCCACCGGTGGGCTAA
- a CDS encoding WhiB family transcriptional regulator, translating into MGWVTDWSAQAACRTTDPDELFVQGAAQNRAKAVCTGCPVRTECLADALDNRVEFGVWGGMTERERRALLRRRPTVTSWRRLLETARSEYERGAGILPLDDDQMYETFAAVG; encoded by the coding sequence ATGGGCTGGGTAACCGACTGGAGTGCGCAGGCCGCCTGCCGCACTACCGATCCGGATGAACTGTTCGTTCAGGGAGCAGCGCAGAACAGGGCCAAGGCGGTGTGCACCGGATGTCCGGTACGCACCGAATGCCTGGCTGACGCGCTCGACAACCGCGTCGAGTTCGGCGTGTGGGGAGGCATGACGGAGCGCGAGCGCCGGGCACTGCTGCGCAGGCGGCCGACGGTGACCTCCTGGCGCCGGCTCCTGGAGACGGCGCGCTCGGAGTACGAGCGTGGGGCGGGCATCCTGCCGCTCGACGACGACCAGATGTACGAGACCTTCGCGGCGGTGGGCTGA
- a CDS encoding NUDIX hydrolase has product MANGDGVPEKVAWVLVRGGRVLVTRSHGRDRFYFPGGHRETGESDSETLVREIDEELRAVIDPGSMVHFGTFEIGEGHPEHGPFRMICYSADHRGRLTPAREIAEMAWFRHADRDRVSAVDAMVLDALHVGGQLS; this is encoded by the coding sequence ATGGCGAATGGCGACGGCGTGCCGGAGAAGGTGGCGTGGGTTCTGGTTCGAGGCGGCCGTGTGTTGGTGACGCGTAGTCACGGCAGAGATCGCTTCTACTTCCCCGGCGGTCACCGTGAGACCGGCGAATCCGACAGCGAGACCCTGGTGCGCGAGATCGACGAAGAACTACGGGCGGTGATCGACCCCGGCTCCATGGTGCACTTCGGCACTTTCGAGATCGGCGAAGGTCATCCGGAGCACGGACCCTTTCGGATGATCTGTTACAGCGCCGATCACCGCGGTCGGCTGACCCCGGCGAGGGAGATCGCCGAGATGGCGTGGTTCCGTCACGCCGATCGGGACCGGGTCTCGGCCGTCGACGCGATGGTCCTCGACGCACTGCACGTGGGCGGGCAGCTTTCCTGA
- a CDS encoding RidA family protein, whose protein sequence is MSAVEARLAELGLTLPAVVPPLAAYQPAVQSGPYVYTAGQLPMVDGKLPVTGKVGAEVTPEEAKALARTCALNALAAVKSVAGDLDRVARVVKVVGFVASASDFTGQPAVLNGASELLGEVFGDKGVHARSAVGVAVLPLDAPVEVEIQVELAP, encoded by the coding sequence GTGAGCGCGGTCGAGGCGAGGCTCGCCGAGCTCGGCCTGACCCTGCCGGCGGTCGTGCCGCCCCTCGCGGCCTACCAGCCCGCGGTGCAGTCCGGCCCGTACGTGTACACCGCCGGCCAGCTGCCCATGGTCGACGGCAAGCTGCCCGTCACCGGCAAGGTCGGCGCCGAGGTCACCCCCGAGGAGGCCAAGGCACTGGCCCGCACCTGCGCGCTGAACGCCCTGGCCGCCGTCAAGTCCGTCGCGGGCGACCTGGACCGCGTCGCGCGCGTGGTGAAGGTCGTCGGCTTCGTGGCCTCGGCCTCGGATTTCACCGGCCAGCCCGCCGTGCTCAACGGCGCGAGCGAGCTGCTGGGCGAGGTCTTCGGCGACAAGGGCGTGCACGCGCGCAGTGCGGTGGGCGTCGCGGTGCTGCCGCTGGACGCGCCGGTCGAGGTCGAGATCCAGGTGGAGCTCGCTCCGTAG
- a CDS encoding ArsA family ATPase, whose protein sequence is MSADRSHDQGATRRRLTPAPVLDLDPLLDDPATRIVVCCGSGGVGKTTTAAALGLRAAERGRKVVVLTIDPARRLAQSMGIDSLDNTPRRVKGVEGDGELHAMMLDMKRTFDEIVEAHADGDRAAAILGNPFYQSLSAGFAGTQEYMAMEKLGQLRARDEWDLIVVDTPPSRSALDFLDAPKRLGSFLDGKLIRVLLAPAKVGGRAGMKFLNVGMSMMTGALGKLLGGQLLKDVQTFVAAMDSMFGGFRTRADATYKLLQAPGTAFLVVAAPERDALREAAYFVERLAAEDMPLAGLVLNRVHGSGAAQLSAERALAAAENLEEPGIVDQDGGKAGVRNSPDTQGSSAPPAPDPERDAPTEAARTTDSDAHTDHSGSTETDRTATSDAHDGAAAERTVHDLTAGLLRLHAERMHLLSREQRTRDRFTALHPEVAVAEVAALPGDVHDITGLRDIGQRLAADRPELPETAGS, encoded by the coding sequence ATGAGCGCGGACCGCAGTCACGACCAGGGGGCCACCCGTCGCCGTCTCACCCCGGCGCCCGTGCTCGATCTCGATCCGCTGCTCGACGACCCGGCGACGCGCATCGTGGTCTGCTGCGGCTCGGGCGGCGTCGGCAAGACGACCACCGCGGCCGCCCTGGGACTCAGGGCGGCCGAGCGCGGCCGCAAGGTGGTCGTCCTCACCATCGACCCGGCACGCCGGCTCGCCCAGTCCATGGGCATCGACTCGCTCGACAACACCCCCCGCCGCGTCAAGGGCGTGGAGGGGGACGGCGAACTCCACGCGATGATGCTCGACATGAAGCGCACCTTCGACGAGATCGTCGAGGCGCACGCGGACGGCGACCGGGCAGCCGCGATCCTGGGCAACCCCTTCTACCAGTCGCTCTCCGCGGGCTTCGCGGGCACCCAGGAGTACATGGCGATGGAGAAGCTGGGCCAGCTGCGGGCCCGGGACGAGTGGGACCTGATCGTCGTCGACACCCCGCCGTCCCGCTCCGCGCTGGACTTTCTGGACGCGCCGAAGCGCCTCGGCTCGTTCCTGGACGGCAAGCTGATCCGCGTCCTGCTCGCACCGGCGAAGGTCGGCGGCCGGGCGGGGATGAAGTTCCTCAACGTCGGGATGTCGATGATGACCGGCGCGCTGGGCAAGCTGCTCGGCGGGCAACTGCTGAAGGACGTGCAGACGTTCGTCGCGGCGATGGACTCGATGTTCGGCGGCTTCCGTACGCGCGCGGACGCCACGTACAAGCTGCTCCAGGCGCCCGGCACGGCGTTCCTGGTGGTGGCGGCTCCCGAGCGGGACGCGCTGCGGGAGGCCGCGTACTTCGTGGAGCGGCTGGCCGCCGAGGACATGCCGCTGGCCGGTCTGGTCCTCAACCGGGTCCATGGCAGCGGTGCCGCCCAGCTGTCCGCCGAGCGGGCGCTCGCCGCTGCGGAAAATCTTGAAGAGCCCGGCATTGTGGATCAGGACGGCGGGAAAGCTGGAGTTCGTAACTCTCCCGACACCCAAGGCAGTTCAGCACCCCCCGCACCCGATCCGGAGCGCGACGCCCCCACCGAAGCGGCCCGGACCACGGACTCGGACGCACACACGGATCACTCCGGGTCCACCGAGACGGACCGGACGGCGACCTCGGACGCGCACGACGGCGCGGCCGCGGAGCGGACCGTGCACGACCTCACCGCAGGCCTGCTCAGACTGCATGCGGAACGCATGCACCTACTCTCCCGCGAGCAACGCACCCGGGATCGCTTCACCGCACTCCACCCCGAGGTGGCGGTGGCCGAAGTGGCCGCACTCCCCGGTGACGTGCACGACATCACGGGGCTGCGCGACATCGGACAGCGCCTCGCGGCCGACCGGCCGGAGCTGCCCGAGACCGCCGGATCCTGA
- a CDS encoding metallophosphoesterase → MRARYGVPLSIAAVGAAGLVYAAGFETRSFRLRRVTVPVLPAGMRPLRVLQVSDIHMVGGQRKKQRWLRSLAGLRPDFVINTGDNLSDPEGVPETLDALGPLMEFPGAYVFGSNDYYGPKLRNPARYLMEKAQGRHGLNGNPPAVDVVHNPWEDLRDGFDAAGWLNLTNTRGVLKVEGASIELTGLDDPHIKRDRYARVAGGPSESSDFSMGVVHAPYLRVLDPFAADGYPLILAGHTHGGQICIPFYGALVTNCDLDTDRVKGLSTHTAEGRTSYLHVSAGCGASRYTPVRFACPPEVTLLTLVERE, encoded by the coding sequence ATGCGCGCGCGATACGGAGTACCTCTGTCCATTGCGGCGGTCGGCGCCGCCGGTCTGGTGTACGCGGCGGGTTTCGAGACCCGCTCCTTCCGCCTCCGACGAGTCACCGTCCCCGTCCTCCCCGCCGGAATGCGCCCCTTGCGCGTGTTGCAGGTCTCCGACATCCACATGGTCGGCGGCCAGCGCAAGAAGCAGCGCTGGCTGCGCTCGCTGGCCGGACTGCGCCCCGACTTCGTGATCAACACGGGCGACAACCTGTCCGACCCGGAAGGCGTCCCGGAGACGCTGGACGCGCTGGGGCCCCTGATGGAGTTCCCGGGGGCGTACGTCTTCGGCTCGAACGACTACTACGGCCCGAAGCTGCGCAACCCCGCCCGCTACCTGATGGAGAAGGCCCAGGGCCGACACGGCCTGAACGGCAACCCGCCCGCGGTGGACGTCGTCCACAACCCGTGGGAGGACCTGCGCGACGGCTTCGACGCCGCAGGCTGGCTCAACCTGACGAACACCCGGGGCGTGCTGAAGGTCGAGGGCGCGTCGATCGAGCTGACGGGACTGGACGACCCGCACATCAAGCGCGACCGGTACGCGCGGGTGGCCGGCGGTCCGTCGGAGTCGTCCGACTTCTCGATGGGCGTGGTGCACGCGCCGTACCTGCGGGTCCTGGACCCCTTCGCGGCGGACGGCTATCCCCTGATCCTGGCCGGCCACACCCACGGCGGTCAGATCTGCATCCCCTTCTACGGCGCCCTGGTCACCAACTGCGACCTGGACACGGACCGCGTGAAGGGTCTGTCGACGCACACGGCGGAGGGCCGTACCTCCTACCTGCACGTCTCGGCGGGCTGCGGCGCGAGCCGCTACACCCCCGTCCGCTTCGCCTGCCCGCCCGAGGTGACGCTGCTGACGTTGGTGGAGCGGGAGTAG
- a CDS encoding MBL fold metallo-hydrolase, whose amino-acid sequence MTDAAALPGQPRGGALSGPATARAVNILAPNASAMTLDGTNTWIVSEPDSDLAVVIDPGPLDDGHLRAVVDTAGRAGKRVALTLLTHGHPDHAEGAVRFAGLTGTKVRALDPALRLGDEGLGAGDVIAVGGLELRVVPTPGHTADSLCFHLPADRAVLTGDTILGRGTTVVAHPDGRLGDYLDSLRRLRSLTVDDGVHTVLPGHGPVLEDAQGAVEFYLAHRAHRLAQVETAVENGRHNPTDVVAHVYADVDRSLWPAAELSVRAQLEYLTERGLI is encoded by the coding sequence ATGACCGACGCAGCCGCCCTGCCCGGCCAGCCCCGCGGCGGAGCCCTCTCGGGCCCGGCCACCGCGCGCGCGGTCAACATCCTCGCCCCGAACGCGTCCGCCATGACCCTGGACGGCACGAACACCTGGATCGTCTCCGAGCCCGACTCCGACCTGGCGGTCGTGATCGACCCGGGCCCCCTGGACGACGGCCATCTGCGCGCCGTCGTGGACACCGCCGGGCGGGCCGGCAAGCGCGTCGCGCTGACCCTGTTGACCCACGGCCACCCCGACCACGCGGAGGGCGCCGTCCGTTTCGCCGGGCTGACCGGCACGAAGGTGCGGGCCCTGGACCCGGCGCTGCGGCTCGGCGACGAGGGCCTGGGCGCCGGGGACGTGATCGCCGTGGGCGGCCTGGAGCTGCGGGTCGTCCCGACGCCCGGCCACACCGCCGACTCCCTGTGCTTCCATCTCCCGGCCGACCGGGCCGTCCTGACCGGCGATACGATCCTGGGCCGGGGAACGACCGTCGTGGCGCACCCCGACGGTCGCCTGGGCGACTATCTGGACTCCCTGCGGCGGCTGCGGTCCCTCACGGTCGACGACGGCGTCCACACGGTCCTTCCGGGCCACGGCCCGGTGCTCGAGGACGCCCAGGGCGCAGTCGAGTTCTACCTCGCCCACCGCGCCCACCGCCTCGCCCAGGTCGAGACCGCGGTCGAGAACGGCCGGCACAACCCCACCGACGTCGTGGCCCATGTGTACGCCGACGTCGACCGCTCGCTGTGGCCGGCGGCGGAACTGTCGGTGCGGGCCCAGCTGGAGTACCTGACGGAGCGCGGGCTCATCTGA
- a CDS encoding ArsA-related P-loop ATPase, whose protein sequence is MSRLQVVSGKGGTGKTTVAAALALALATAGKRTLLVEVEGRQGIAQLFETQALPYEERKIAVASGGGEVYALAIDPELALLDYLQMFYKLGGAGRALKKLGAIDFATTVAPGLRDVLLTGKACEAVRRKDKNGRFVYDHVVMDAPPTGRVTRFLNVNDEVAGLARIGPIHNQAQAVMRVLKSEQTAVHLVTLLEEMPVQETADGIAELRAAKLPVGRVIVNMVRPEMLDEDGLELARTVTRSSVARSLSAAGLGGARRGGHAERLVDPLLRQAEEYAERYALEREQRAVLGELDLPLHELPLLAEGMDLAGLYQLANELRKQGIA, encoded by the coding sequence GTGAGCAGGCTCCAGGTCGTCAGCGGCAAGGGCGGGACCGGCAAGACGACGGTCGCCGCGGCCCTCGCGCTGGCCCTCGCCACGGCAGGGAAGCGGACGCTTCTCGTCGAGGTGGAGGGCCGGCAGGGCATCGCACAGCTCTTCGAGACACAGGCGTTGCCCTACGAGGAACGCAAGATCGCGGTCGCTTCGGGGGGCGGTGAGGTCTACGCCCTCGCCATAGACCCCGAACTGGCCCTTCTGGACTATCTCCAGATGTTCTACAAACTGGGAGGCGCCGGGCGGGCCCTGAAGAAGCTGGGCGCGATCGACTTCGCCACCACCGTCGCACCCGGCCTGAGGGACGTGCTCCTCACCGGCAAGGCGTGCGAGGCGGTGCGGCGCAAGGACAAGAACGGGCGGTTCGTGTACGACCACGTCGTCATGGACGCACCGCCCACCGGCCGCGTGACCCGCTTCCTGAACGTCAACGACGAGGTCGCCGGGCTGGCCAGGATCGGCCCGATACACAATCAGGCGCAGGCCGTGATGAGGGTGCTGAAGTCGGAGCAGACCGCCGTGCACCTGGTCACGCTGCTGGAGGAGATGCCCGTCCAGGAGACCGCGGACGGCATCGCCGAGCTGCGGGCGGCGAAACTGCCGGTGGGGCGGGTCATCGTCAACATGGTGCGGCCGGAGATGCTGGACGAGGACGGTCTGGAACTCGCACGGACCGTGACGCGTTCTTCAGTCGCCCGGTCGTTGTCCGCCGCCGGGCTCGGCGGGGCGCGGCGCGGCGGGCACGCCGAGCGGCTGGTGGACCCGCTCCTGCGGCAGGCCGAGGAGTACGCCGAGCGGTACGCACTGGAGCGCGAGCAGCGCGCGGTCCTCGGCGAACTGGATCTGCCGCTGCACGAACTGCCCTTGCTCGCCGAGGGCATGGACCTCGCGGGCCTGTACCAGCTCGCCAACGAACTGCGGAAGCAGGGGATCGCATGA
- a CDS encoding DUF4177 domain-containing protein has product MTKWEYATVPLLVHATKQILDTWGEDGWELVQVVPGPNNPEQLVAYLKRAKA; this is encoded by the coding sequence ATGACCAAGTGGGAATACGCAACTGTGCCGCTGCTCGTCCACGCCACGAAGCAGATTCTGGACACCTGGGGCGAGGACGGCTGGGAACTCGTCCAGGTCGTCCCCGGGCCGAACAACCCGGAGCAGCTCGTCGCCTACCTGAAGCGGGCGAAGGCGTGA
- a CDS encoding Pycsar system effector family protein: MTTPGGGADTEPDNHDDTGAAPDRGAELARVLLSEAREELARADNKAGLILAVLGATLTALFGAIGSGLIAPRHYPVVPQLLLWVGCAACAPALVLLGLAVTPRLGSPHHSRGHYFGDARLTVSLAHLERTVRRTDPMSRDLSQLAILSQIVWTKYRCVRHALAWGTAFFTLTLVGIVTGVSL; encoded by the coding sequence ATGACCACACCCGGAGGCGGCGCCGACACAGAGCCCGACAACCACGACGACACCGGCGCGGCGCCCGACCGGGGCGCGGAACTCGCCAGGGTTCTGCTGTCCGAGGCCCGTGAGGAGCTCGCGAGGGCCGACAACAAGGCCGGCCTCATACTGGCGGTTCTGGGCGCGACGCTGACCGCCCTGTTCGGTGCGATCGGCAGCGGCCTCATCGCCCCACGGCACTACCCGGTCGTCCCGCAACTCCTCCTCTGGGTGGGCTGCGCCGCCTGCGCGCCGGCCCTAGTCCTGCTGGGCCTGGCCGTGACACCACGGCTCGGAAGCCCCCACCACTCCCGAGGCCACTACTTCGGCGACGCGCGGCTGACCGTGTCGCTCGCCCACCTGGAGCGCACGGTGCGCCGGACCGACCCCATGTCCCGTGACCTGAGCCAGCTCGCGATCCTGTCCCAGATCGTCTGGACCAAATACCGCTGCGTACGCCACGCACTGGCCTGGGGCACCGCGTTCTTCACGCTCACGCTGGTGGGCATCGTGACGGGAGTGTCGCTCTAG
- a CDS encoding NUDIX hydrolase — protein sequence MANGQWFPQDWPERIRALADGELTPVVPKRAATVMLLKDTDGGPVVHMLRRRASMAFAGGAYAYPGGGVDPRDDDRHVRWAGPTRAWWAERLGVDETAAQAIVCAAVRETYEEAGVLLAGPTPDSVVGDITGAEWETDRAAVAARELSFAEFLDRRGLVLRSDLLGAWTRWITPEFEPRRYDTWFFVAALPEGQRTRNASTEADRTVWIRPADAAASYDKGELLMMPPTIATLRRLTPYATAAEALAAAPDLDLAPVLAQARLVEGEVVLSWPGHDEFTKRIGAETTGRGPA from the coding sequence ATGGCGAATGGGCAGTGGTTCCCCCAGGACTGGCCGGAACGCATCCGCGCGCTGGCGGACGGCGAGCTCACTCCGGTCGTCCCGAAGCGCGCGGCCACCGTCATGCTCCTGAAGGACACCGACGGCGGCCCCGTGGTGCACATGCTGCGCCGACGCGCCTCCATGGCCTTCGCCGGAGGCGCGTACGCCTATCCCGGTGGCGGCGTCGACCCCCGTGACGACGACCGGCACGTGCGCTGGGCGGGCCCCACGCGTGCGTGGTGGGCCGAGCGGCTGGGCGTCGACGAGACGGCCGCACAGGCGATCGTCTGCGCGGCCGTGCGCGAGACGTACGAGGAGGCCGGCGTCCTGCTCGCGGGGCCGACGCCCGACTCGGTCGTCGGTGACATCACGGGCGCCGAATGGGAGACGGACCGGGCCGCGGTGGCCGCCCGTGAGCTGTCCTTCGCCGAGTTCCTCGACCGCCGCGGCCTCGTCCTGCGGTCGGATCTGCTGGGCGCCTGGACGCGCTGGATCACCCCGGAGTTCGAGCCCCGCCGCTACGACACCTGGTTCTTCGTGGCCGCGCTGCCGGAAGGACAGCGCACCCGCAACGCGTCCACGGAGGCCGACCGCACGGTGTGGATCCGCCCGGCGGACGCCGCTGCCTCGTACGACAAGGGCGAGCTGCTGATGATGCCGCCCACCATCGCGACCCTGCGCCGGCTCACCCCGTACGCCACGGCGGCGGAAGCGCTCGCCGCGGCCCCGGACCTCGACCTCGCCCCCGTCCTGGCGCAGGCCCGGCTGGTGGAGGGCGAGGTCGTGCTCTCCTGGCCCGGACACGACGAGTTCACCAAGCGGATCGGCGCCGAGACCACGGGAAGGGGGCCCGCATGA